Within the Halarsenatibacter silvermanii genome, the region CGAAGGAGAATCGCTGGAAGATATAAGAGAAAAAATGGAAGCGAATGAATTAGTACAGGACTATTTAAAAGCTGAAAATGAATGGAGTCAATTTGTAGAGGAGTTTTTCCAGCAGAGAAATGAAGAACTGGATTTTGATATAACCTCAGCCCTGGGAGGCTGCTGTTAAGGAGGGAATATTTTTGCAAGAAGAAATTGAGACCAGTACTCAGAGTTACAGCGAAAAATTGGCTGAAACAGAAGCTTATCAGAATATGAAGCAGGCTGAAGAAAGTATACAGGAAAATCAGGAAGCACGTGAATTAATGCGTAAATTTGAAGAAAAACAGCAAGAATGTCAGGTGAAACAGGTTAATGACAATTTAACCAGAGAAGATTTACAGGAGTTAAAAAAGCTGCGGAGACAGGTAAACGATAATGAATTGATTGCTGATTATCAGGCTTGCATGAGGGAATTTCAGAAAATATGTCAGACCAGCATTGAAAAAGCCTCTTCTGACCTGAAATTAACTCTGACCCCTTA harbors:
- a CDS encoding YlbF family regulator, whose amino-acid sequence is MQEEIETSTQSYSEKLAETEAYQNMKQAEESIQENQEARELMRKFEEKQQECQVKQVNDNLTREDLQELKKLRRQVNDNELIADYQACMREFQKICQTSIEKASSDLKLTLTPYLVKQSC